The following are from one region of the Arthrobacter sp. TMP15 genome:
- a CDS encoding deoxyguanosinetriphosphate triphosphohydrolase, translated as MSTEMQPVYLPHDQQRWVQEAVKSSFRTVFERDRARVLHSSALRRLGAKTQVVAPDTDDFVRTRLTHSLEVAQIGRELGRTLGCDPDVVDTACLAHDLGHPPFGHNGESVLNDLSHTIGGFEGNAQTLRLLTRLESKVLTADGGSAGLNLTRASLDASSKYPWLAQNAPLIDGLRTSKFGAYTDDLPVFEWLREGAPAGKTCIEAQVMDLADDISYSVHDVEDAIVAGHVQLKWLANADQRNRVLGYTQQWYLPAVSTAEIDAALQRLEATDVWVRHADGSRRSMAALKDMTSQLIGRFCQSAVGATQGIYGTGRLARYAADVILPHETLLEIAVMKGLATTFVMTTDHRQPIYQRQQDVLSELVAVLSATGDAHLETMFAADWRDADDDDSRLRVVIDQIASLTDVSALALHERLVGTERTLL; from the coding sequence ATGTCCACCGAAATGCAGCCAGTGTACTTGCCCCATGACCAACAGCGTTGGGTTCAAGAGGCAGTGAAATCCAGTTTCCGCACAGTGTTTGAACGGGACAGGGCCAGGGTGCTGCATTCCTCGGCGTTGCGTCGCTTGGGTGCCAAGACCCAGGTTGTTGCCCCAGACACCGATGATTTTGTGCGCACCCGGCTCACCCACAGCCTTGAGGTGGCCCAGATTGGCCGGGAATTGGGAAGAACACTGGGTTGCGACCCTGACGTGGTTGATACTGCCTGCCTGGCTCACGATCTTGGCCACCCGCCCTTTGGGCACAACGGCGAGTCTGTCCTGAATGACCTCTCGCACACCATCGGTGGCTTCGAAGGCAACGCCCAGACCCTTCGCCTTCTGACTCGGCTGGAATCAAAAGTTCTCACGGCTGACGGCGGCTCGGCCGGTCTGAACCTGACCCGCGCTTCCTTGGATGCATCCTCGAAATACCCGTGGCTTGCCCAGAACGCACCCTTGATTGATGGCCTGCGGACCAGCAAATTTGGTGCTTACACCGACGATCTTCCAGTGTTTGAGTGGCTGCGTGAGGGAGCTCCTGCGGGGAAAACCTGCATTGAAGCGCAAGTAATGGACTTGGCAGACGATATTTCCTATTCGGTTCATGATGTGGAGGATGCCATTGTTGCCGGGCATGTGCAGCTGAAGTGGCTGGCAAATGCGGACCAGCGCAATAGGGTTTTGGGCTACACCCAGCAGTGGTATTTGCCTGCGGTCAGCACGGCTGAGATCGATGCTGCCCTGCAGCGTTTGGAGGCCACTGATGTGTGGGTCCGCCACGCTGACGGGAGCCGGCGGTCCATGGCCGCGCTGAAGGATATGACCAGTCAGCTGATCGGGCGTTTTTGCCAGAGCGCTGTGGGGGCAACCCAGGGAATCTATGGAACCGGCCGGCTGGCGAGGTACGCCGCTGATGTTATTCTTCCTCATGAGACCCTGTTGGAAATTGCTGTCATGAAGGGCTTGGCAACCACATTCGTCATGACAACAGACCATCGTCAGCCCATCTACCAGCGTCAGCAGGACGTGCTCAGCGAGTTGGTTGCGGTGCTTAGCGCTACCGGGGACGCACATTTGGAAACCATGTTCGCCGCCGATTGGAGGGACGCGGACGACGACGATTCCCGCCTTCGCGTTGTCATCGATCAGATTGCTTCCCTCACCGATGTATCGGCACTGGCGCTGCACGAACGACTCGTGGGAACCGAGCGCACGTTGCTTTAA
- the dnaG gene encoding DNA primase produces MAGLIKREDIDEVRTRTDLKEIVDAYVTLKSAGIGSYKGLCPFHDERSPSFHVRPQMGYFHCFGCQESGDVISFIQKMDHISFSEAVEKLAGRISYELRYEDGGTGPRREDIGRRQRLLDAHKIAGEFFREQLLTPAGATGRTFLSERGFDREAAERFGVGFAPQGWETLLKYLTGKGFTQEELKLTGMFSEGNRGIYDRFRGRLMWPIRDIAGDTVGFGARKLFDDDQGPKYLNTPETTLYKKSQVLYGIDLAKRSIAAKRQLVVVEGYTDVMACHLAGVQTAVATCGTAFGTDHIKIARRLLSDDGTGGEVVFTFDGDAAGQKAALKAFDEDQRFVAQTFVAVEASGADPCELRQHKGDEAVHALIRSRRPLFEFAIRSTLAKFDLSTVEGRVSGLRESAPVVAAIRDGSTRMGYSQELAGWLGLADPNEVLRAVKSAERKLHSQPDAKGHRHGQSQHQGQSSQGQGQRQAYEQSHRVVGQQDGHQQGQSGQGSFGSAATNSESEAAGSQEARPTFTRPDPRDPQSRMEREALEVVLQHPGLLSAGNWQHFSATEFVIPAYRAIQLGIALAGESAVASSQWLEAVRANVPVELESLVAELALSPLPATREDTLMRYCRDILRRLFELQITRLKEERLGALQRMDPAVDPENYQLLQRELMELETARRQLRGDG; encoded by the coding sequence GTGGCCGGGCTAATTAAACGAGAAGACATTGACGAGGTGCGCACGCGCACCGATCTCAAGGAAATTGTTGACGCCTATGTCACATTAAAATCCGCTGGGATTGGCTCCTACAAGGGGTTGTGCCCGTTTCATGATGAGCGTAGCCCGTCCTTCCACGTACGCCCCCAGATGGGGTATTTCCATTGTTTTGGCTGCCAAGAGAGCGGCGATGTTATTTCCTTCATTCAGAAGATGGACCATATTTCATTTTCTGAAGCCGTTGAGAAGTTGGCCGGTCGCATCAGTTATGAATTACGTTACGAGGATGGCGGTACAGGTCCACGCCGCGAGGACATTGGCCGGCGCCAGCGCTTGCTTGATGCGCACAAGATTGCAGGAGAGTTTTTTCGTGAGCAGCTACTGACACCGGCAGGGGCAACAGGACGAACATTCCTCTCTGAACGTGGTTTTGATCGTGAAGCTGCCGAACGGTTCGGTGTGGGTTTCGCCCCGCAAGGGTGGGAAACGCTGCTTAAGTACCTCACGGGTAAAGGCTTCACGCAGGAAGAGCTGAAACTAACGGGCATGTTCTCTGAAGGTAACCGAGGGATCTATGACAGGTTCCGGGGCCGGCTCATGTGGCCCATCCGGGACATCGCAGGGGACACCGTGGGCTTTGGTGCCCGCAAGCTCTTTGACGATGACCAGGGTCCAAAATATCTCAACACTCCAGAAACTACCCTCTACAAAAAATCCCAAGTGCTTTACGGCATTGACTTAGCCAAGCGAAGTATCGCCGCCAAGCGGCAGCTTGTGGTTGTTGAGGGTTACACGGATGTCATGGCCTGTCACCTGGCGGGGGTTCAGACAGCTGTGGCCACGTGCGGAACCGCGTTTGGCACTGACCATATCAAGATCGCCAGACGGCTGCTTTCCGACGACGGCACCGGTGGCGAAGTGGTGTTCACTTTCGACGGCGACGCGGCCGGGCAAAAGGCTGCGCTCAAAGCGTTTGATGAGGACCAGCGTTTCGTAGCTCAGACGTTTGTGGCTGTTGAAGCCTCAGGTGCTGACCCTTGCGAACTACGTCAACATAAGGGCGATGAGGCTGTCCATGCCCTGATTCGATCCCGCAGACCGTTGTTTGAATTTGCCATCCGGTCCACGTTGGCGAAATTTGATCTGAGCACTGTTGAAGGCCGCGTAAGTGGCCTGCGGGAGTCCGCCCCAGTGGTGGCCGCCATTCGTGACGGTTCCACCCGAATGGGCTACAGCCAGGAACTGGCTGGATGGCTCGGGCTGGCTGACCCCAACGAGGTATTGCGTGCTGTCAAGAGTGCCGAACGCAAGCTGCACAGCCAGCCCGACGCCAAGGGGCACCGCCATGGCCAATCACAGCACCAGGGTCAGTCGTCACAGGGCCAAGGGCAGCGTCAGGCCTACGAACAGAGCCATAGGGTCGTTGGGCAGCAGGATGGACACCAGCAGGGTCAGTCTGGCCAAGGTTCCTTCGGCTCTGCCGCGACAAACTCTGAGAGCGAAGCGGCGGGGTCGCAAGAGGCTCGGCCAACATTTACGCGCCCGGATCCTCGTGACCCGCAAAGCCGGATGGAGCGGGAAGCGCTGGAAGTTGTTTTGCAACACCCGGGACTCCTATCTGCCGGCAACTGGCAGCATTTTTCAGCCACTGAGTTCGTTATTCCCGCATACCGTGCCATCCAGCTGGGCATTGCGCTGGCGGGGGAGTCTGCGGTGGCTTCCTCTCAGTGGCTTGAGGCTGTGCGTGCGAACGTTCCAGTGGAACTAGAGTCCTTGGTGGCCGAGCTCGCCCTGAGTCCCCTGCCTGCCACGCGTGAGGACACTTTGATGAGGTACTGCCGCGATATTTTACGCAGATTATTTGAACTGCAGATCACGCGTTTGAAAGAGGAACGGCTGGGAGCTTTGCAACGCATGGATCCGGCCGTGGATCCGGAGAACTACCAGCTTTTGCAACGCGAACTCATGGAGTTGGAAACAGCACGCAGGCAGCTTCGCGGAGACGGGTAG
- a CDS encoding multidrug effflux MFS transporter, whose protein sequence is MTTTAHPGDALSRRQKLIYILVLGLLTALGPFTIDLYLPAFPIIGQEFGVSAAAVQLTLTATTIGFAVGQLVVGPFSDKFGRRMPLILATVVHVGASVGAAMSTDITMLGLFRVLQGIGAAGGAVVAMAMIRDLFGGYQLVRMLSRMALVNGMAPILAPVIGSQLLGIMDWPGIFWFLAAYAALVVIAAFFFIIETLPPEKRKFDGVSVAGRYKTVLSDRIFVGTLLVGGLNFAALFTYLSASTFLFQVTYQFSPQQYGFLFAVNSLGVVSGVQLAARIMRRTGPQWVIAWATVAQVLAAAAMVLFDQLHFGLWGVIVPLWFFICATGFMFPSVQVLALVRNGRQAGTAASLLGAVNFGFAGLITPVVGLVGVKTATPMALIMGIAILLAMASLWFIVRPRTVPAI, encoded by the coding sequence TTGACCACCACCGCGCATCCAGGCGATGCCCTGTCCCGCCGCCAAAAATTGATCTATATTTTGGTTTTGGGGCTCCTTACGGCTTTGGGGCCCTTCACGATCGATTTGTATCTGCCTGCCTTCCCGATCATTGGCCAAGAGTTTGGTGTCAGTGCTGCCGCCGTGCAGCTGACCCTGACGGCCACCACGATCGGCTTCGCTGTTGGGCAGCTGGTGGTGGGGCCTTTTAGCGACAAATTTGGTCGACGTATGCCCCTGATTCTGGCCACTGTGGTGCATGTGGGCGCCTCCGTAGGGGCCGCCATGTCCACCGACATCACCATGTTGGGACTATTCCGTGTGTTGCAGGGAATAGGTGCAGCCGGTGGCGCAGTGGTAGCCATGGCAATGATTCGTGACCTCTTTGGCGGCTACCAACTGGTCCGGATGCTCTCCCGCATGGCCCTTGTCAATGGCATGGCCCCGATTCTCGCCCCGGTGATTGGCTCACAGCTACTGGGCATCATGGACTGGCCCGGCATCTTCTGGTTCTTGGCCGCCTATGCCGCCCTGGTGGTTATTGCCGCGTTCTTCTTCATCATCGAAACTCTCCCGCCTGAAAAGCGAAAGTTCGACGGCGTAAGTGTCGCCGGCCGCTATAAGACGGTGCTCAGCGACAGAATATTTGTTGGCACACTCTTAGTGGGTGGGCTGAACTTCGCTGCATTGTTCACTTACCTCTCAGCATCCACGTTCCTTTTTCAAGTCACCTACCAGTTTTCCCCTCAGCAGTACGGGTTTCTGTTTGCCGTAAATTCTCTGGGCGTCGTCTCCGGCGTGCAGTTGGCGGCTCGCATCATGCGCCGCACTGGACCTCAGTGGGTGATCGCATGGGCCACTGTGGCCCAGGTGCTAGCAGCAGCGGCCATGGTCCTTTTTGATCAACTGCACTTTGGTTTGTGGGGTGTGATTGTGCCGTTGTGGTTCTTCATCTGTGCCACCGGCTTCATGTTCCCCTCCGTCCAAGTCCTAGCCTTGGTGCGTAACGGTAGGCAGGCCGGCACCGCTGCCTCACTGCTGGGTGCTGTTAACTTTGGTTTTGCCGGGCTGATTACACCTGTTGTTGGGCTGGTCGGAGTAAAAACCGCAACCCCTATGGCGTTGATCATGGGAATCGCTATTTTGCTGGCCATGGCTTCGCTGTGGTTCATCGTCCGCCCACGCACAGTCCCCGCGATCTAG
- a CDS encoding phage holin family protein, with amino-acid sequence MTDWQKDMHGFVDDKPKTSGSALVEAVKTASRLVPRQLNDEISLVKLELEHKKSRVSGVAISAGLVLVFAVLLVIALVVAAIAGLATIMPLWLSALLVSAALLLIMAISGLIGYKKFKGLLPLIPEHAWRGVRHDLGILKEGRDFDPTTLDPEPLTKEEKKVRKVEAEEAKAKDAAERAAKEAEHGPKANTTELLKRTTARREHLLDLREELLAEADVKKQTTYLVDTAKHKAKESVNMAASGAVGEAVGTVKERWKPLSVFAVSATACLVLLRKLTKK; translated from the coding sequence GTGACGGACTGGCAAAAAGACATGCATGGCTTTGTGGATGACAAACCGAAGACTAGTGGATCGGCTCTGGTCGAAGCAGTTAAAACTGCTTCCCGGCTGGTCCCTCGCCAGCTTAACGATGAGATTTCGTTGGTCAAGCTGGAACTGGAACACAAAAAATCCCGTGTGAGCGGGGTGGCCATATCGGCAGGCTTAGTCTTGGTCTTCGCGGTCCTATTGGTCATTGCTTTGGTAGTTGCTGCAATTGCAGGGCTGGCGACCATCATGCCGCTGTGGCTGTCAGCATTGCTGGTCAGTGCTGCGTTGCTGCTGATCATGGCTATTAGCGGGCTAATTGGCTACAAGAAGTTTAAGGGGTTGCTGCCACTGATTCCCGAGCATGCTTGGCGAGGGGTACGCCATGATCTGGGCATCTTGAAAGAGGGCCGCGACTTTGATCCAACCACCCTTGACCCTGAACCTCTGACCAAGGAGGAAAAGAAGGTTCGCAAAGTGGAAGCCGAGGAAGCCAAAGCCAAGGACGCTGCAGAGCGTGCTGCAAAGGAAGCCGAGCATGGCCCCAAAGCCAACACAACTGAGCTTCTCAAACGCACCACCGCACGCCGTGAGCACCTGTTGGACCTGCGTGAAGAGCTCCTGGCTGAGGCAGATGTTAAGAAGCAGACTACGTACCTGGTAGATACCGCTAAACACAAGGCGAAAGAGTCGGTGAACATGGCTGCATCCGGAGCCGTGGGCGAGGCGGTTGGCACAGTGAAAGAGCGCTGGAAGCCGCTGAGTGTTTTCGCCGTCTCAGCCACCGCTTGTTTGGTGTTGCTGCGAAAGTTGACGAAGAAATAA
- a CDS encoding CDP-alcohol phosphatidyltransferase family protein yields the protein MDSSNAILTIPNVITVVRFLGTPVFVWLVLARHEYGWGVFLLALMGCTDWIDGFVARKLNQTSQLGRMMDPLADRVALVAVSITLVIAGILPLWLLLLLVIPDVVLLSVTLYFFRGDADLKVTLLGKTRTAALMIGTPMLLLAKALESDFTNTLAWIFLGAGMVMHVIAFSQYFVKVIAKHRQLHHPSTTAQDRT from the coding sequence ATGGATAGCTCCAACGCCATTCTCACCATCCCCAACGTGATCACGGTGGTGAGATTCTTGGGGACCCCGGTGTTTGTGTGGCTTGTGCTGGCCCGCCACGAATACGGATGGGGTGTTTTTCTTCTAGCCTTGATGGGTTGTACCGATTGGATTGACGGTTTTGTTGCCCGCAAACTCAACCAAACATCTCAACTCGGGCGAATGATGGACCCATTAGCGGACAGAGTGGCGTTGGTAGCTGTCAGCATCACCTTGGTAATCGCCGGCATCCTGCCCTTGTGGCTGCTCCTGCTGCTGGTGATACCCGACGTGGTCCTGCTGAGCGTTACGCTATATTTTTTCCGTGGGGACGCTGACCTGAAGGTCACGTTGCTGGGGAAGACACGGACTGCAGCGCTCATGATCGGCACGCCCATGCTGCTGCTGGCTAAGGCGCTTGAATCAGATTTTACAAACACACTCGCGTGGATATTCTTGGGTGCTGGAATGGTGATGCATGTGATTGCCTTCAGCCAGTACTTCGTGAAGGTGATAGCTAAGCACCGTCAACTCCATCACCCAAGCACTACAGCGCAGGACCGCACATGA
- a CDS encoding DMT family transporter, which yields MMWIAVACAVAGAFFLAFGAQRQGSAVQNNTGGLALGGAGFLRLLRNPRWVLGLTLLAAGTVLNVVALTLGTLTVVQPIGAIALVITTIVNSRDQGIRLNRATVVSITACVAGSALFVLMAVNVVRENTHVTSNQELTVVLLLAAVVIIFGGALLMFKHRLKAFFYILGSGVLFGFVAVLTRIISKQIFDPNGLFLLNVQWYSVIAIAAAGGLGSWFVQSAYASGPPDLVIAGLTVIDPMVGVAIGIVILGELRDDVPPVVAIAMAGAALLAIVGVIALSRHHPDVVKRRKAAKKDQRKQ from the coding sequence ATGATGTGGATCGCCGTGGCATGCGCCGTGGCGGGCGCCTTCTTCCTTGCCTTCGGTGCCCAACGCCAGGGCAGTGCCGTGCAGAATAACACCGGCGGACTGGCACTGGGTGGGGCAGGATTCCTGCGGCTGCTGCGAAACCCGCGCTGGGTGTTGGGGCTCACTCTACTGGCTGCTGGTACGGTGTTGAACGTTGTGGCGCTGACCCTGGGCACCTTGACTGTGGTGCAGCCGATCGGTGCCATAGCACTGGTGATCACCACCATTGTTAACTCCCGCGACCAAGGCATCAGACTCAACCGTGCCACAGTTGTCTCCATCACAGCCTGCGTTGCCGGCAGTGCGTTGTTTGTGCTGATGGCCGTGAACGTTGTCCGCGAAAACACCCACGTCACCTCCAATCAAGAGCTGACCGTGGTGTTGTTGCTAGCCGCTGTCGTCATCATTTTTGGTGGCGCCCTGCTCATGTTCAAGCATCGCCTGAAGGCCTTTTTCTATATCCTGGGTTCCGGCGTCTTATTTGGTTTTGTCGCAGTATTAACACGGATCATTTCCAAGCAGATCTTTGACCCCAACGGCCTGTTTTTGTTGAATGTCCAGTGGTATTCGGTCATTGCCATCGCGGCAGCGGGGGGACTGGGTAGCTGGTTTGTGCAAAGCGCTTATGCCAGTGGCCCGCCCGATTTAGTGATTGCCGGGCTGACAGTGATTGATCCAATGGTTGGAGTGGCCATTGGGATAGTTATTTTAGGTGAGCTTCGTGACGATGTTCCACCAGTGGTGGCGATTGCCATGGCGGGAGCAGCTTTACTTGCTATTGTTGGGGTCATTGCGCTGTCCAGGCACCATCCCGATGTGGTTAAACGCCGGAAAGCTGCAAAAAAGGATCAACGCAAACAATGA
- a CDS encoding glycosyltransferase, whose translation MTSTRNESAQKPLTILIAADTYPPHINGAAQFCFRLATGMTGRGHQVHVMACRADGGRMFTEQRPEATVHRLRSRSVPTHEYFRICLPWEIKKDIATLFDEIKPDVVHVQSHYMIGEHVVYEAARRGIRIVATNHFMPENLNPFLPFPQWFKNIIGRVSWRDMGKVMSRADVVTTPTPLAAKAMHEHAFLRKVLPLSNGIESGNYELAVGEDVPRNPYPTVVFVGRLAEEKHIDVLIDAIAKTSRDLNLHLVVVGGGEVKNALRAQAEKLGLSSLVTFTGLITDEELREVYLKADLFVMPGTAELQSLVTLEAMSASTPVVLANAMALPHLVENGVNGFLFTPNDSDDLAEKITTIMSLSGEDREAMGAASHAMVSRHGLTKTLDTFEDIYRGGSYEDHAL comes from the coding sequence GTGACATCCACCCGGAATGAAAGCGCCCAAAAGCCGCTTACCATCTTGATCGCAGCCGACACTTATCCCCCGCACATCAACGGGGCGGCGCAGTTCTGTTTCCGTCTGGCTACGGGGATGACAGGCAGAGGCCACCAGGTGCACGTGATGGCATGCCGCGCAGATGGCGGGCGCATGTTCACTGAGCAGCGTCCAGAAGCCACTGTGCACCGCTTACGGTCGCGTTCGGTGCCAACCCACGAGTATTTCAGGATCTGCCTACCGTGGGAGATTAAAAAGGACATTGCGACGCTCTTTGATGAGATTAAACCTGATGTTGTGCATGTGCAAAGTCACTACATGATCGGTGAACACGTGGTCTATGAGGCTGCACGTCGGGGCATCAGGATTGTGGCAACCAATCACTTCATGCCGGAAAACCTGAACCCGTTCTTGCCATTCCCGCAATGGTTTAAGAATATTATTGGCCGGGTGTCGTGGCGGGATATGGGCAAGGTGATGAGCCGCGCCGACGTTGTGACTACCCCGACTCCCTTGGCCGCCAAGGCAATGCACGAGCATGCCTTCCTGCGTAAAGTTTTGCCGCTCTCCAATGGTATTGAGTCCGGTAATTATGAACTTGCTGTTGGTGAGGACGTTCCGCGGAATCCCTATCCCACGGTTGTGTTCGTGGGTCGTCTTGCCGAAGAGAAACACATTGACGTTCTCATCGACGCCATTGCCAAGACCTCCAGAGACCTCAACCTACACCTGGTTGTGGTTGGCGGCGGAGAAGTAAAGAATGCGCTCCGGGCCCAAGCCGAAAAGTTGGGATTGTCTTCTTTGGTGACGTTCACGGGGTTGATCACCGATGAAGAACTCCGTGAGGTGTACCTCAAAGCGGATCTGTTCGTCATGCCTGGCACCGCAGAATTGCAGTCACTTGTGACCTTGGAGGCCATGAGCGCTTCCACTCCTGTGGTGCTGGCCAATGCAATGGCTCTTCCGCACTTGGTGGAGAACGGCGTTAACGGATTCCTGTTCACTCCCAACGACAGCGATGACTTGGCAGAAAAAATTACCACCATCATGAGCCTGTCTGGCGAAGACCGCGAAGCCATGGGTGCTGCTAGCCATGCGATGGTTTCCCGTCATGGGTTAACAAAGACACTTGACACTTTCGAAGATATTTATCGTGGCGGCAGCTACGAGGATCATGCACTTTAG
- a CDS encoding acyl-CoA dehydrogenase family protein, whose translation MPVSKAAVDLNNLPYADGDFYGFEQLLSAEEQERLQELRDFLAKEVKPIATDCWNRGEFPMELIPKLAKLDIMSPVHRQGYSSLYAGLSHAEFTRADASIATFMGVHDGLFTGSIEALASEEQKAAWLPDIYAMKKIGAFGLTEPLGGSDVAGGTRTTAVREGENWILNGAKRWIGNATFSDWVVIYARDVADNQVKAFLVDTKLPGYGATKIENKTALRTVQNADITLENVVVPHEFKLAGGNSFRDTNKVLKVTRLAVAWQAVGQQMAAFDVARRYAVERQQFGRPIASFQMVQDQLVKMLGNTVASTGMMVRLSQLEDLGQAKDEQSALAKAFTTARMRETVAMGRGLLGGNGIVTDFEMAKIFADAEAIYSYEGTYEINTLVTGRAITGISAIV comes from the coding sequence ATGCCCGTGTCTAAGGCTGCAGTAGACCTCAACAACCTCCCCTACGCCGATGGCGACTTCTACGGATTTGAGCAGTTGCTCTCCGCCGAGGAACAGGAGCGCCTTCAGGAACTTCGCGACTTCCTCGCCAAAGAAGTCAAACCAATTGCCACTGATTGTTGGAACCGCGGTGAGTTCCCGATGGAACTCATCCCGAAATTGGCAAAGCTGGATATCATGAGCCCAGTCCACAGGCAGGGCTACTCAAGCCTTTATGCGGGACTGAGCCACGCAGAATTTACTCGTGCAGATGCTTCCATCGCAACGTTCATGGGCGTGCATGACGGACTGTTTACCGGTTCCATTGAGGCGCTGGCCTCCGAAGAGCAAAAAGCCGCGTGGCTGCCAGATATCTACGCTATGAAAAAGATTGGTGCCTTTGGTCTAACCGAACCCCTCGGCGGTTCGGACGTTGCAGGTGGCACGCGCACAACCGCTGTGCGCGAAGGGGAGAACTGGATCCTCAATGGCGCCAAACGCTGGATTGGCAACGCAACGTTCTCCGACTGGGTCGTCATCTACGCCCGTGACGTGGCAGATAACCAAGTTAAAGCATTCCTCGTTGACACGAAACTGCCCGGGTATGGGGCCACTAAGATCGAAAACAAGACGGCATTGCGCACAGTGCAAAATGCTGACATCACCCTTGAAAACGTGGTTGTCCCGCATGAGTTCAAGCTTGCCGGTGGAAACAGCTTCCGCGACACCAACAAAGTCCTGAAGGTCACTCGTCTTGCCGTTGCATGGCAGGCCGTGGGGCAGCAGATGGCTGCTTTCGACGTAGCTCGCCGTTACGCTGTTGAGCGCCAACAATTTGGCCGGCCCATCGCCTCCTTCCAGATGGTGCAGGACCAGCTAGTGAAAATGCTGGGCAACACTGTGGCATCTACCGGCATGATGGTTCGTCTGTCCCAGCTAGAAGACTTGGGTCAGGCAAAGGATGAACAATCCGCGCTGGCTAAGGCCTTCACCACTGCCCGTATGCGCGAGACAGTAGCTATGGGACGGGGCCTCCTGGGTGGGAACGGCATAGTGACAGACTTTGAGATGGCAAAGATCTTCGCAGATGCCGAAGCCATCTACTCCTACGAAGGAACCTACGAAATCAACACGCTCGTGACAGGACGTGCTATCACAGGGATCTCGGCGATCGTATAG
- a CDS encoding M23 family metallopeptidase, producing the protein MKTLFGSRFGSRFGSRHHFADSPGPVTRHTSLLGALLVVVFFLPTSSGPFVLSHALATFHDARSTAASPLPASLSWAWPLAGKPQVLHPFAPPAKPWLSGHRGVDFAAPQGTVVYAPTSGVVTFSQIVVNRPVLTIAVENGLRLSFEPVTSTLRVGERVAQGQTIGIVEGPSHCDGAAAGTGINSCLHWGVRRGQEYLDPLQFILDLRPSILLPLND; encoded by the coding sequence ATGAAGACCTTATTTGGCTCCCGGTTTGGCTCCCGGTTTGGCTCTCGCCATCACTTCGCGGACTCACCCGGGCCGGTAACTCGACACACCTCTCTGCTGGGTGCCCTTCTGGTTGTAGTATTTTTTCTGCCCACTTCTTCCGGGCCCTTCGTGCTTTCGCACGCATTGGCTACTTTCCATGATGCACGCTCGACGGCGGCCTCTCCCCTACCAGCCTCGCTGTCCTGGGCTTGGCCATTGGCAGGAAAACCGCAGGTACTACATCCCTTCGCTCCGCCAGCCAAGCCGTGGCTTAGCGGGCACCGGGGAGTGGACTTTGCTGCTCCTCAGGGCACAGTTGTTTATGCGCCTACTTCGGGTGTGGTGACATTTTCTCAAATAGTTGTGAATCGTCCTGTGCTGACCATTGCCGTTGAGAACGGGCTGCGGTTGAGCTTTGAGCCTGTGACGTCAACGTTGCGCGTGGGTGAGAGAGTGGCGCAAGGGCAAACCATTGGCATCGTGGAGGGTCCAAGCCACTGTGACGGAGCGGCAGCCGGCACCGGCATCAACTCCTGTCTGCATTGGGGCGTGCGACGAGGGCAAGAGTACCTGGATCCCCTGCAGTTCATCTTGGATCTGCGGCCCTCCATCCTGCTTCCTTTAAACGACTGA